From Capricornis sumatraensis isolate serow.1 chromosome 19, serow.2, whole genome shotgun sequence:
ACCACAGCAGGGCCGGCTGGTGCAGGTACAGGAAGGTGCTGATGATGAAGGCGAGGATGCCACAGGCCACAGTGATCTCTAGCCTTTTCAGCAGGCCGATAAAGGAGCAGGAGGGCACACTAGTGTTGACACAGGTCCAGACTGCATCCACGGCATAAGCCACTGAAGCAATACAGGAGAACGCAGAGGCGGCAATAGCATGGTTCCGCTGGGTGCCATAACTCAACATCTGAAGATGGATGATGGGGTACATGATGGAGGCTGAGAGGCAGAtgagggcagagaggcaggtgtagGTGATGAGAAACTTGTCCCAGGACAAAGAACATTCCTCCTGGAGTCCACATACCTCAACTAGGACGATAAAGTGGTTCACGGTGAAGCAGAAGCACCAGATGAATATGGACCAGTTACTTACGTCCGCACTCCAAGCGCTCTCACTGGCCACCAGGGATAAGGCCACACAGGTGGAGAGCAGCTGCAGCAGGCGGAAGAAGTAGCCCATGATGGTCACAGAGCCCAGGCCTGAGGACAATCACATGGTCATGTGGATCACTGACATCAGGATGGCTGTGGTCTTCGTGAAGGAGCTCAGGAGGTGGACTGAGTCAGACAAGTAGAAAAAGTTCAGGGTTCAGTGTCAGCTGAGGCTCAGGATCTGTGGAGTTGGAACCAACGGCCCAGACACTTGGAGCACAGCTGCTCCAGAATGGTTCTTGCCACCCATCACCCTTGACCTTGTCACGGGCTTGTCTTATCCCAAGCTCACAGCTGGGTTGGGTTTGACCCAAACCATGAACATTACTTATCTCTTTGAACTTTTTGCCATTGCTGTCAGAGACACAGGGTAGGATGGTCTTTATCTGTAATCCTAATCTTCAAAGCTGTGAAATATgcaagagttttaaaattttgtttcgtAAGAACATTTTATCTGAATGAACATGAGAGAAGTTATGATccttatttatttcacttagtgttaAACTTTGAAAGTTCAGTTGCAGAAATGCTACTGTGCTTGCTCAGAAGGTGCTTTCAGACCCCAGTGTGGCGTGATGTCATATACAGCAGATGCATCATGTCACCTGtctgaagaagaaaaattctgaattctGGAGAAGATCTGACCCCCACGTTTTTAGAACAGGAATTGTACATTGCACTGCTTACCAtttgacaaaagagaaaataaggctCAGGGAATCAAATGTCTACCACGAGGTTCCATGGATAGGAGTGGGAACTTAGATAACAATACCAAAGCTGTGGCTTTGAGCACTTGGCTGTACAGCCCACATGTCAGCAGGGCCTGTGGGTGGGAGCCCAGGACCAAAGCTCGGGGCTCTGGGACTCAGAACACCCCTTCAGGgccacagcctccttccac
This genomic window contains:
- the LOC138095483 gene encoding myeloid-associated differentiation marker-like, with product MGYFFRLLQLLSTCVALSLVASESAWSADVSNWSIFIWCFCFTVNHFIVLVEVCGLQEECSLSWDKFLITYTCLSALICLSASIMYPIIHLQMLSYGTQRNHAIAASAFSCIASVAYAVDAVWTCVNTSVPSCSFIGLLKRLEITVACGILAFIISTFLYLHQPALLWCVAVYSICLFLGVISLLRHWCDCDKSLPSSRFVLGQTVLAVLLYTTAAVLWPLYQFNEQFGGNPQRSRDASCGAGFSVCIWDQQLAVAILTAINLLIYVVDLVISASRI